A genomic window from Streptomyces sp. HUAS YS2 includes:
- a CDS encoding phosphoglyceromutase has translation MADAPYKLILLRHGESEWNAKNLFTGWVDVNLTEKGEKEAVRGGELLKDAGLLPDVLHTSLQKRAIRTAQLALEAADRHWIPVHRSWRLNERHYGALQGKDKAQTLAEFGEEQFMLWRRSYDTPPPPLADDSEYSQADDARYASIPPELRPRTECLKDVVERMLPYWYDGIVPDLLAGRTVLVAAHGNSLRALVKHLDGISDADIAGLNIPTGIPLSYELDENFKPLNPGGTYLDPEAAAAAIEAVKNQGKKK, from the coding sequence ATGGCCGACGCACCGTACAAGCTGATCCTCCTCCGCCACGGCGAGAGCGAATGGAACGCGAAGAACCTGTTCACCGGCTGGGTGGACGTCAACCTCACCGAGAAGGGCGAGAAGGAGGCGGTCCGCGGCGGTGAGCTGCTGAAGGACGCCGGCCTGCTGCCCGACGTGCTGCACACCTCGCTCCAGAAGCGCGCCATCCGCACGGCGCAGCTCGCCCTGGAGGCGGCCGACCGCCACTGGATCCCGGTCCACCGCTCGTGGCGCCTGAACGAGCGCCACTACGGCGCGCTGCAGGGCAAGGACAAGGCGCAGACCCTCGCCGAGTTCGGCGAGGAGCAGTTCATGCTGTGGCGCCGCTCGTACGACACCCCGCCGCCGCCGCTCGCCGACGACAGCGAGTACTCCCAGGCCGACGACGCCCGCTACGCGTCGATCCCGCCGGAGCTGCGCCCGCGGACGGAGTGCCTGAAGGACGTCGTCGAGCGCATGCTGCCGTACTGGTACGACGGCATCGTCCCGGACCTGCTGGCCGGCCGCACGGTCCTGGTCGCGGCCCACGGCAACAGCCTGCGCGCCCTGGTCAAGCACCTCGACGGCATCTCGGACGCCGACATCGCGGGCCTGAACATCCCCACGGGCATCCCGCTGTCCTACGAGCTCGACGAGAACTTCAAGCCCCTCAACCCCGGCGGCACCTACCTCGACCCGGAGGCCGCCGCGGCCGCCATCGAGGCCGTCAAGAACCAGGGCAAGAAGAAGTAA
- the mshA gene encoding D-inositol-3-phosphate glycosyltransferase, with protein MSQYVSRFAGTLAAPPRLRLPGRHRTPRRIAMLSVHTSPLHQPGTGDAGGMNVYIVELAKRLAAINIEVEIFTRATAGGLAPVVELAPGVLVRHVDAGPYEGLAKEELPAQLCAFTHGVMQAWAGHRPGHYDLVHSHYWLSGHVGWLAAERWGVPLVHAMHTMAKVKNAALAVGDTPEPAARVIGETQIVAAADRLVANTAEEADELVRFYEADPGKVAVVHPGVNLDHFRPADGRAAARARLGLPADAFVPVFAGRIQPLKAPDILLRAAAQLLDRDPSLRSRMVVPVVGGPSGSGLAKPEGLQKLAARLGIADVVRFHPPVGQDRLADWFRAASVLVMPSYSESFGLVAIEAQAAGTPVVAAAVGGLPVAVRDDVTGFLVQGHDPADYARALGRFADAPELTAKMGAAAARHAGSFGWDTAASGTADVYTAAMHDHRLREPRRRVRSHHG; from the coding sequence GTGAGCCAGTACGTGTCCCGGTTCGCCGGCACCCTGGCGGCGCCGCCCCGTCTCCGGCTCCCCGGCCGGCACCGGACCCCGCGCCGCATCGCCATGCTCAGCGTCCACACGTCCCCGCTGCACCAGCCGGGCACGGGGGACGCGGGCGGCATGAACGTGTACATCGTGGAGCTGGCCAAGCGGCTCGCCGCGATCAACATCGAGGTCGAGATCTTCACCCGGGCGACGGCCGGCGGGCTCGCGCCCGTCGTGGAGCTCGCCCCGGGCGTCCTGGTCCGGCACGTCGACGCCGGCCCGTACGAGGGCCTGGCGAAGGAGGAGCTGCCGGCCCAGCTGTGCGCCTTCACGCACGGCGTCATGCAGGCCTGGGCGGGGCATCGGCCCGGCCACTACGACCTCGTCCACTCGCACTACTGGCTCTCCGGCCACGTCGGCTGGCTGGCAGCCGAGCGGTGGGGCGTCCCGCTCGTGCACGCCATGCACACCATGGCCAAGGTCAAGAACGCGGCGCTCGCCGTGGGAGACACACCCGAGCCCGCGGCGCGGGTCATCGGCGAGACGCAGATCGTCGCCGCGGCGGACCGGCTGGTCGCCAACACGGCGGAGGAGGCGGACGAACTCGTCCGCTTCTACGAGGCCGACCCCGGCAAGGTCGCCGTCGTCCATCCCGGGGTGAACCTCGACCACTTCCGCCCCGCGGACGGCCGGGCCGCCGCCCGGGCCCGTCTCGGTCTTCCGGCGGACGCCTTCGTGCCCGTCTTCGCGGGCCGCATACAGCCCCTGAAGGCCCCCGACATCCTGCTGCGCGCCGCCGCCCAGCTGCTCGACCGCGACCCGTCGCTGCGTTCGCGGATGGTCGTCCCGGTGGTCGGCGGTCCCAGCGGCAGCGGTCTCGCCAAGCCGGAGGGCCTGCAGAAGCTCGCCGCGCGGCTCGGCATCGCGGACGTCGTACGGTTCCACCCGCCGGTCGGCCAGGACCGGCTCGCCGACTGGTTCCGCGCGGCGAGCGTCCTCGTGATGCCCTCGTACAGCGAGTCCTTCGGCCTGGTCGCCATCGAGGCGCAGGCGGCCGGCACGCCGGTCGTCGCGGCCGCGGTGGGCGGCCTGCCGGTGGCGGTACGGGACGACGTCACGGGCTTCCTGGTCCAGGGCCACGACCCGGCCGACTACGCCCGGGCGCTGGGCCGCTTCGCGGACGCGCCCGAGCTGACGGCGAAGATGGGCGCGGCGGCGGCCCGCCATGCGGGCTCGTTCGGCTGGGACACGGCGGCGTCCGGCACGGCCGACGTGTACACCGCGGCGATGCACGACCACCGGCTGCGCGAGCCTCGGCGTCGCGTACGCTCCCACCATGGCTGA
- a CDS encoding trypsin-like peptidase domain-containing protein yields the protein MDKNRVAQVVIRQGSDLDYGSGYRISSRLILTAGHLLAAPGACTVMIGLDKVEVPATRVWQSAHGQDLALLLLDAVPSHLGPAPGIFLGRLPDGVGSVPVTGIGFPRFAQRAASERFQGWDRRDSFQFDGSVQLGSNMKSGLLHLTMTTAPPNERAADGTDSWKGASGMALFAPGGVLVGVQAQRLPAAGTGNTEAEPVAKAFDDPEFRRVLGENFVPTHPVDVELPGREPGRRLRLVVSQQELVEGFGDFEKNLTPDRMPFVSPGSDHDTAPAKLLTRLVTSAERGVLLVGAAGTGKTRTALEVGRLALDQGWRVLHVVPRNRGESTADQIVDEIAERAFAEPGAALVVIDLNETNLDLQALRHQLLPEARRHNVLMVLLATVRPGWLLEADRALVYELFDEVRLRQDEEFQQLVTRNALETLAPTAIRELGTERMLEVSGNRPIVALLVAQEIERRYKAGLSLPEDVGLRSGGELPAWLLKRLGEDGLTVPGRRPNSLTPARASHGLVAAAAAAAACPQDHTEVVASAHAALAGATGDVPPAEGVVATLVSLGWLEARNDGLSVAHDIVADQLMESVMLPEPTDTPDVAGTQALLAGCLTGARTIGRFSGNLGRLVNDLALSDRASAVTPVLHDWFTAQAAAIGGLMRHNSDVGSYALGAICSGPPWSDAAVASWDQVVSPWLTDFGGSFDARHVLHRGLRHLPGDGARYLVPAALDWLTAYGLTGPASYVAGPLLSRTDVPADAVQQAVTSTLAWLNRHSTTAEAGYVLRPLLARTDLSPFDTRRVLSAALAWLDRHSATPSAGFVLSVFLSRGDLGPDDVRRVLPTALDWLDRNATVPGGGYVLRPLLSRRDLDPQTLADALRGALAWLDHHVTTDRAYLALGPLLARMDMAPEDDERVLRTGLDWLDAHATSAQARYVLRSLVARPDLPDDHIRRVQRAAMDWLDHHAGTVDAESVLARLLGRFDLGAEDAERTLRASLGWLDRHATAVEAEYILGRLLVRTDLPPEDILRVRHAAVDWLDHHAAVEKASYVLRRVLGLAELPGTGRRRSAAAALVWLDHHVSDPVACFIVGPLLTRADLDPDHLRHTLRVAFSWLDHHADGDAGYVLKPLLLRTDLSARDARRALRVTLAWLRSYATTLDAGYVLNGLLSRTDLSPDQAQQSLADAFGWLDLHAATVDAGHVLGRLLERPDLTPGDARRVLSATLAWLADHADTAQARFVLEALEARDGFGAEEALRSLSAQFDWLNEQVGHPHAGYLLAPLLKRTDLGAGHAQRLVTVTLAWLHHQGTVPRATFVLDSLLSRSDLTVDQLGRAVSAAFTWFGDHAVTPEARFVLKPLLAGSGLGPQEARLSTATAFAWLDLHGTTPSAAHVLDPLLGRADLSSEDARRSATAALTWLDEHGTAATAGHILGPLLVRAESGSADARRAISMALAWFGPHAARAEARFVLKPLLARADLAFDDAQHSVTTALSWLAQHAARPEARFVIEPLLARPDLAPEQAKRCIGTAVVWLDEHVTAAETRYVLEPLLARPDLAPEDAQSAVSHALVWLDRHAAAPTAGYVLKPLLGRTDLGPDDARRAAAHALAHLEEHATSSYAGHILTPLLGRTDLTPAETGQAAPRALAWLDRHPDASGAGHVLRPLLGRTDLTAGDAKRAVAAGFAWLDRYGSTARSRFVLAPLLTRTEVTADQAQRALSMALAWLDDHAMIPGAPLLLRALLSRADLTAADARRTVTIAFAWLGDGDHAATARARYVLAPLLTRTDLGAPDARQAVSLALGWLADHPDPEKTELVLTALRSRTDLTPDERRRLTDAPVEGA from the coding sequence GTGGACAAGAACCGGGTGGCCCAGGTCGTCATTCGGCAGGGGTCGGACCTCGATTACGGGTCGGGCTACCGGATCAGCAGCCGGTTGATCCTCACTGCGGGCCATCTGCTCGCCGCCCCCGGCGCCTGCACCGTGATGATCGGCCTCGACAAGGTCGAGGTCCCGGCCACGCGCGTATGGCAGTCGGCGCACGGACAGGATCTGGCGCTGCTGCTACTCGACGCCGTGCCGTCGCATCTCGGCCCGGCGCCGGGCATCTTCCTGGGCCGCCTGCCGGACGGCGTGGGCAGCGTGCCGGTCACCGGGATCGGCTTCCCCAGGTTCGCGCAGCGCGCCGCCTCGGAACGGTTCCAGGGGTGGGACCGGCGCGACAGCTTCCAGTTCGACGGATCCGTCCAGCTCGGCTCCAACATGAAGTCGGGGCTGCTGCATCTGACCATGACGACCGCCCCGCCCAACGAGAGGGCGGCCGACGGAACGGACTCCTGGAAGGGCGCGTCGGGCATGGCCCTGTTCGCCCCCGGCGGCGTGCTCGTCGGAGTGCAGGCCCAGCGGCTGCCCGCCGCCGGAACCGGCAACACCGAGGCCGAGCCCGTCGCCAAGGCATTCGACGACCCGGAGTTCCGCCGCGTGCTCGGTGAGAACTTCGTGCCGACCCACCCGGTCGACGTGGAGCTGCCCGGTCGCGAGCCGGGACGCCGACTGCGGCTGGTGGTCTCCCAGCAGGAACTCGTCGAGGGCTTCGGCGACTTCGAGAAGAACCTCACCCCGGACCGCATGCCCTTCGTGTCGCCGGGCAGCGATCACGACACCGCTCCGGCCAAGCTGCTGACCCGGCTGGTGACGTCGGCGGAGCGCGGCGTGCTCCTGGTCGGCGCGGCGGGTACGGGGAAGACGCGTACCGCCCTCGAAGTGGGGCGGCTCGCCCTCGACCAGGGCTGGCGGGTGCTGCACGTCGTACCGCGGAACCGTGGCGAGTCGACGGCCGATCAGATCGTCGACGAGATCGCCGAGCGGGCCTTCGCGGAGCCCGGCGCCGCGCTGGTGGTAATCGATCTCAACGAGACCAACCTCGACCTGCAGGCCCTGCGGCACCAGTTGCTCCCCGAGGCGCGCCGTCACAACGTACTCATGGTCCTACTCGCCACGGTGCGACCCGGCTGGCTGCTGGAAGCCGATCGCGCGCTGGTGTACGAGCTCTTCGACGAGGTGCGACTGCGGCAGGACGAGGAATTCCAGCAGCTCGTCACCCGGAACGCCCTGGAGACACTGGCGCCCACCGCCATCCGTGAGCTGGGTACGGAGCGGATGCTCGAGGTCAGCGGCAACCGTCCGATCGTCGCCCTGCTCGTGGCCCAGGAGATCGAACGCCGGTACAAGGCGGGGCTCTCCCTGCCCGAGGACGTCGGCCTGCGGTCCGGCGGCGAACTGCCAGCGTGGCTGCTGAAGCGGCTGGGCGAGGACGGCCTCACCGTGCCTGGCCGCCGCCCGAACAGCCTCACCCCCGCACGTGCCTCGCACGGCCTGGTGGCCGCCGCCGCCGCCGCGGCGGCCTGCCCGCAGGACCACACCGAGGTGGTGGCGAGCGCCCACGCCGCCCTGGCCGGGGCGACCGGGGACGTACCGCCGGCCGAGGGCGTCGTGGCGACGCTCGTGTCGCTGGGCTGGCTGGAGGCGCGGAACGACGGGCTGTCGGTCGCGCACGACATCGTCGCCGACCAGCTCATGGAATCGGTCATGCTCCCCGAGCCGACCGACACTCCGGACGTCGCCGGAACCCAGGCCCTGCTTGCCGGCTGTCTCACCGGCGCCCGCACCATCGGGCGCTTCTCCGGCAACCTCGGCCGCCTCGTCAACGACCTCGCCCTCAGCGACCGGGCGTCGGCGGTCACCCCCGTGCTCCACGACTGGTTCACCGCACAGGCGGCCGCCATCGGCGGCCTCATGCGCCACAACTCCGACGTGGGCAGCTACGCGCTCGGCGCGATCTGCTCCGGGCCGCCGTGGTCCGACGCAGCCGTCGCGTCCTGGGATCAGGTCGTGAGCCCCTGGCTCACCGACTTCGGCGGCAGTTTCGACGCCCGGCACGTCCTTCACCGCGGCCTGCGCCATCTCCCCGGCGACGGGGCCCGGTACCTCGTCCCCGCCGCACTCGACTGGCTCACGGCCTACGGGCTGACGGGCCCGGCCAGTTACGTCGCGGGCCCCCTGCTCAGCCGTACGGACGTACCGGCCGACGCCGTGCAACAGGCCGTCACGTCCACCCTCGCCTGGCTCAACCGGCACAGCACCACTGCGGAGGCCGGATACGTCCTGAGGCCGCTGCTCGCCCGTACCGACCTGAGCCCCTTCGACACGCGGCGGGTCCTGTCCGCGGCGCTCGCCTGGCTCGACCGGCACTCCGCCACCCCCAGCGCCGGATTCGTCCTCAGCGTCTTCCTCTCGCGCGGAGACCTGGGCCCCGACGACGTCCGGCGGGTCCTTCCCACCGCCCTCGACTGGCTCGACCGCAACGCCACCGTCCCTGGCGGCGGATACGTCCTCCGGCCGCTGCTCTCCCGCAGGGACCTGGATCCTCAGACCCTCGCGGACGCGCTGCGCGGCGCTCTCGCCTGGCTCGACCACCATGTGACCACCGACCGCGCCTATCTCGCCCTCGGCCCCCTGCTGGCCCGCATGGACATGGCCCCCGAGGACGACGAGCGAGTCCTCCGGACCGGCCTCGACTGGCTCGACGCCCACGCCACCTCGGCGCAGGCCCGGTACGTCCTGCGCTCCCTGGTCGCCCGCCCCGACCTGCCTGACGACCACATCCGGCGGGTGCAGCGCGCCGCCATGGACTGGCTCGACCACCACGCCGGCACGGTCGACGCCGAGTCGGTCCTCGCCCGTCTGCTGGGGCGCTTCGACCTGGGCGCCGAGGACGCCGAGCGGACGCTGCGCGCCAGTCTGGGCTGGCTCGACCGGCACGCCACCGCTGTCGAGGCCGAGTACATCCTCGGCCGGCTGCTCGTACGCACCGATCTGCCGCCCGAGGACATCCTGCGTGTACGACACGCCGCCGTGGACTGGCTCGACCACCACGCCGCCGTGGAGAAGGCGTCGTACGTCCTGCGGCGTGTGCTCGGCCTGGCCGAGCTCCCCGGGACCGGCCGCCGCCGATCGGCTGCCGCCGCCCTGGTCTGGCTCGACCACCACGTCAGCGATCCTGTCGCCTGCTTCATCGTCGGCCCGCTGCTCACCCGCGCCGACCTCGATCCCGACCACCTCCGGCACACGCTCCGCGTCGCGTTCAGCTGGCTCGACCACCACGCCGACGGCGACGCGGGGTACGTGCTCAAACCCCTGCTCCTGCGCACTGACCTGTCGGCTCGCGACGCCCGGCGCGCACTCCGTGTGACGCTCGCCTGGCTCCGCTCGTACGCCACGACCCTGGACGCGGGATACGTCCTCAACGGCCTGCTCTCTCGTACCGACCTGAGCCCGGACCAGGCGCAGCAGTCGCTCGCCGACGCCTTCGGGTGGCTCGATCTCCACGCGGCCACCGTGGACGCCGGACACGTCCTCGGCCGGCTGCTCGAACGTCCCGATCTCACGCCCGGTGATGCTCGGCGCGTGCTGTCCGCCACCCTGGCCTGGCTCGCTGACCACGCCGATACGGCGCAGGCCCGCTTCGTCCTCGAGGCCCTGGAGGCGCGCGACGGCTTCGGCGCCGAGGAGGCTCTGCGGTCCCTGTCGGCGCAGTTCGACTGGCTCAACGAGCAGGTGGGCCATCCCCATGCCGGATACCTTCTCGCCCCGCTGCTGAAGCGCACCGACCTGGGCGCCGGGCACGCCCAGCGGTTGGTGACCGTGACCCTGGCCTGGCTCCACCACCAAGGCACCGTTCCGAGAGCTACGTTCGTCCTGGATTCGCTGCTCTCCAGGAGCGATCTCACCGTCGACCAGCTGGGCCGGGCCGTCAGCGCCGCCTTCACCTGGTTCGGCGATCACGCGGTCACACCGGAGGCCCGCTTCGTCCTCAAGCCGCTGCTGGCCGGCAGCGGTCTCGGCCCGCAAGAGGCGCGGCTCTCGACCGCGACGGCCTTCGCCTGGCTCGACCTGCACGGCACGACCCCCAGCGCCGCACACGTCCTCGACCCGCTGCTGGGCCGTGCCGACCTCAGCTCCGAGGACGCCCGGCGGTCGGCGACCGCAGCTCTCACCTGGCTCGACGAGCACGGCACCGCCGCCACCGCCGGACACATCCTCGGACCGCTGCTCGTCCGTGCCGAATCCGGCTCCGCGGACGCACGGCGCGCGATCTCCATGGCCCTCGCCTGGTTCGGCCCTCACGCGGCCAGGGCGGAGGCCCGCTTCGTCCTCAAACCCCTGCTCGCTCGCGCCGACCTGGCATTTGACGACGCCCAGCACTCCGTTACCACGGCCCTGAGCTGGCTGGCCCAGCACGCGGCCAGGCCGGAGGCCCGCTTCGTCATCGAGCCCCTGCTCGCCCGCCCCGACCTCGCGCCCGAGCAGGCGAAGCGCTGCATCGGCACGGCCGTCGTCTGGCTCGACGAACACGTGACCGCGGCGGAGACCCGGTACGTGCTCGAACCGCTGCTCGCCCGCCCCGATCTCGCACCCGAGGACGCCCAGTCGGCCGTCTCCCATGCGCTCGTCTGGCTCGACCGGCACGCCGCCGCGCCCACCGCCGGATACGTCCTCAAGCCGCTGCTCGGCCGCACCGACCTCGGCCCCGACGACGCGCGGCGCGCGGCGGCGCACGCCCTTGCCCACCTGGAGGAGCACGCCACCAGCTCCTACGCGGGGCACATCCTCACGCCGCTGCTGGGCCGCACCGATCTCACGCCCGCGGAGACCGGGCAGGCCGCCCCCCGCGCCCTCGCCTGGCTCGACCGCCACCCCGACGCTTCCGGCGCCGGCCATGTCCTGCGCCCGCTGCTGGGCCGCACCGACCTCACGGCGGGCGACGCGAAGCGTGCCGTCGCCGCCGGCTTCGCGTGGCTCGACCGGTACGGGTCGACCGCACGGTCCCGGTTCGTCCTCGCCCCGCTGCTCACCCGCACCGAGGTCACCGCCGACCAGGCGCAGCGAGCCCTCTCCATGGCGCTCGCCTGGCTCGACGACCACGCGATGATTCCCGGTGCGCCCCTCCTCCTGAGGGCGCTCCTGTCCCGCGCCGACCTCACCGCCGCCGACGCCAGGAGGACCGTCACCATCGCGTTCGCCTGGCTCGGCGACGGCGACCACGCCGCCACCGCACGGGCCCGGTACGTCCTCGCCCCCCTGCTCACCCGTACCGACCTCGGTGCGCCGGACGCCCGGCAGGCCGTCTCGCTGGCCCTCGGCTGGCTCGCCGACCATCCCGACCCGGAGAAGACCGAACTCGTCCTGACGGCGCTGCGCTCGCGCACCGACCTCACCCCGGACGAACGACGACGGCTGACGGACGCTCCGGTCGAGGGCGCGTGA
- a CDS encoding YbjN domain-containing protein, which translates to MAEGAEQQDVRRIVEDTFKDAELEWESPEPGSYVVKLPGTRKLFTTLSLKVGRHSLSLNAFVIRHPDENEAGVHRWLLERNLKLYGVSYAVDSLGDVYLAGKLPLAAVSPEELDRLLGSVLEAADGDFNTLLELGFASAIRREYDWRVSRGESTRNLDAFTHLTQKR; encoded by the coding sequence ATGGCTGAGGGCGCTGAGCAGCAGGACGTACGGCGGATCGTCGAGGACACCTTCAAGGACGCAGAGCTCGAGTGGGAGTCCCCCGAGCCCGGCTCGTACGTGGTCAAACTCCCCGGCACCCGCAAGCTCTTCACGACGCTGTCGCTGAAGGTGGGCCGCCACTCGCTCTCGCTGAACGCGTTCGTCATCCGCCATCCGGACGAGAACGAGGCCGGCGTCCACCGCTGGCTGCTCGAGCGCAACCTCAAGCTGTACGGCGTGAGTTACGCGGTGGACTCGCTCGGCGACGTCTATCTGGCGGGCAAGCTCCCCCTCGCGGCCGTCAGCCCCGAGGAGCTGGACCGCCTCCTGGGGTCCGTCCTGGAGGCGGCGGACGGCGACTTCAACACCCTCCTGGAGTTGGGTTTCGCGTCGGCGATCCGCCGCGAGTACGACTGGCGGGTGTCCCGCGGCGAATCGACGCGCAACCTGGACGCGTTCACCCACCTGACGCAGAAGCGCTGA
- a CDS encoding GNAT family N-acetyltransferase, whose protein sequence is MSATGLRLATITPANVDAALALSVHPHQKDNVAPVATSLAEAYAFGETAWPRLILDGDEIVGFLMAFIDIHWDGDAADVRRSGLWRLNIGAAHQGKGYGKFAVEAVREELRRRGTSKLYVSWHQGEHGPGDFYRRLGFEETGELAGDQAVGVLTV, encoded by the coding sequence ATGAGTGCCACCGGACTGCGTCTCGCGACGATCACCCCCGCCAACGTCGACGCCGCGCTCGCGCTGAGCGTGCACCCCCATCAGAAGGACAACGTCGCGCCCGTGGCGACCTCGCTCGCCGAGGCGTACGCGTTCGGGGAGACCGCCTGGCCGCGGCTGATCCTCGACGGGGACGAGATCGTCGGCTTCCTGATGGCCTTCATCGACATCCACTGGGACGGCGACGCCGCCGACGTACGGCGCAGCGGACTGTGGCGGCTGAACATCGGCGCCGCCCACCAGGGCAAGGGGTACGGGAAGTTCGCCGTCGAGGCCGTGCGCGAGGAGCTGCGGCGGCGCGGGACGTCGAAGCTGTACGTGTCCTGGCACCAGGGCGAGCACGGCCCCGGGGACTTCTACCGCCGGCTCGGCTTCGAGGAGACCGGCGAACTCGCGGGCGACCAGGCCGTCGGCGTCCTCACCGTGTGA
- a CDS encoding class I SAM-dependent methyltransferase, with product MAPRTTRPVGTPTRGTTNPNRLRRMDRWIADVHGPALRRSAEPPVAVDLGYGAAPWTAVELQTRLRTADPRTRVVGIEIDPARVEAAGPYEREGLSFVHGGFEVPVPGEVALIRAANVLRQYDEAEVAAVWRRLCTRLAPEGLLVEGTCDEIGRRHVWVALGPEGPRTVTFATRLGSLDRPSDLAERLPKALIHRNVPGEPVHAFLRDFDRAWAAAAPYASLGARQRWMRSVRDLAADWPLRDGPRRWRQGEVTVDWPALAPSAP from the coding sequence ATGGCCCCGCGCACCACCCGCCCCGTCGGCACCCCGACCCGCGGGACCACCAACCCCAATCGTCTGCGGCGCATGGACCGCTGGATCGCCGACGTGCACGGCCCCGCCCTGCGCCGCTCCGCCGAGCCCCCGGTGGCCGTGGACCTCGGCTACGGGGCGGCGCCCTGGACCGCCGTCGAACTGCAGACCCGGCTGCGCACCGCCGATCCGCGCACCCGGGTCGTCGGCATCGAGATCGACCCCGCCCGGGTCGAGGCGGCCGGACCGTACGAGCGCGAGGGCCTGAGCTTCGTCCACGGCGGCTTCGAGGTCCCGGTGCCGGGCGAGGTCGCGCTGATCCGGGCCGCGAACGTGCTGCGCCAGTACGACGAGGCGGAGGTCGCCGCGGTGTGGCGGCGGCTGTGCACACGGCTGGCCCCGGAGGGGCTGCTGGTGGAGGGGACCTGCGACGAGATCGGGCGGCGGCACGTGTGGGTGGCGCTGGGGCCGGAGGGGCCGCGCACGGTGACCTTCGCGACCCGGCTCGGCTCGCTCGACCGTCCCTCGGACCTGGCGGAGCGGCTGCCGAAGGCGCTCATCCACCGCAATGTGCCGGGCGAGCCGGTGCACGCTTTCCTCCGCGACTTCGACCGGGCGTGGGCGGCGGCGGCCCCGTACGCCTCGCTGGGCGCGCGGCAGCGCTGGATGCGGTCGGTACGGGACCTGGCGGCGGACTGGCCGCTGCGGGACGGGCCGCGGCGGTGGCGGCAGGGCGAGGTGACGGTGGACTGGCCGGCGCTCGCGCCGTCCGCCCCCTGA
- a CDS encoding MFS transporter: MSIASLRRSAAATVSGLPGGFWWLWLSTLVNRTGAFVLTFLSLYLTQELGHSAWFAGLVVALHGLGGVAGSPLGGFLTDRWGRRPTMVTMHLGAASCALALAFVSGAWAIATVVLLMGVAMQAVRPSINATIADMVPEHDVRRAYSLNYWALNLGFAIAAIGGGVAAVLGYRTLFVVDAVATSLCALIVFLRLPETRPEAAVDTSGEAVAEQKISVLDVLKDAPFRTLVLLNLFVCLVFTAPWIGLPLTMAQEGLSPSSYGVVIAVNGVVIVGFQLLVNKVTDKRSAAMLLTVSSLLFAVGTGATALAGSSVVAFAATVVVWTIGEMVHVPTNAAATARLAPEHARGRYQGVMGMSWSVAGFVAPIGAGWIVEGPGPDVLWIACAVIGCAAAVGYTTRLRKALSDEDAPEPASAPAPADVEKAKEKESDAAVGA, translated from the coding sequence ATGTCCATCGCCTCGCTCAGACGATCAGCCGCCGCCACCGTCTCCGGTCTACCCGGCGGCTTCTGGTGGCTCTGGCTCTCCACCCTCGTCAACCGCACGGGCGCGTTCGTCCTCACCTTCCTGTCCCTGTACCTGACGCAGGAACTGGGCCACTCCGCGTGGTTCGCCGGACTCGTCGTCGCCCTGCACGGTCTCGGCGGCGTCGCGGGCTCACCGCTCGGCGGTTTCCTCACCGACCGCTGGGGCCGCCGCCCCACGATGGTGACGATGCACCTCGGGGCCGCCTCCTGCGCGCTGGCGCTGGCGTTCGTCTCCGGCGCCTGGGCCATCGCCACCGTGGTCCTGCTGATGGGCGTCGCGATGCAGGCGGTCCGGCCGTCCATCAACGCGACGATCGCGGACATGGTCCCCGAGCACGACGTCCGCAGGGCGTACTCCCTCAACTACTGGGCCCTCAACCTCGGCTTCGCCATCGCCGCCATCGGCGGCGGCGTGGCCGCCGTCCTCGGCTACCGGACCCTGTTCGTCGTCGACGCCGTCGCCACCAGCCTGTGCGCGCTCATCGTCTTCCTCCGCCTGCCCGAGACCCGACCCGAGGCCGCGGTCGACACCTCCGGCGAGGCCGTCGCCGAGCAGAAGATCAGCGTTCTCGACGTGCTCAAGGACGCGCCCTTCCGCACCCTCGTGCTGCTCAACCTGTTCGTCTGCCTCGTCTTCACCGCCCCCTGGATCGGCCTGCCGCTCACCATGGCGCAGGAGGGTCTGTCCCCCTCCTCGTACGGCGTGGTCATCGCCGTCAACGGTGTCGTCATCGTCGGCTTCCAGCTGCTGGTCAACAAGGTCACCGACAAGCGCTCGGCGGCCATGCTGCTGACCGTCTCCTCGCTGCTCTTCGCGGTCGGCACCGGCGCCACCGCGCTCGCCGGCTCCTCCGTCGTCGCCTTCGCCGCGACCGTGGTCGTCTGGACGATCGGCGAGATGGTCCACGTCCCGACCAACGCCGCCGCCACCGCCCGGCTCGCCCCCGAGCACGCGCGTGGCCGGTATCAGGGCGTCATGGGCATGTCCTGGTCCGTGGCCGGTTTCGTCGCCCCCATCGGCGCGGGCTGGATCGTCGAGGGGCCGGGACCGGACGTGCTCTGGATCGCCTGCGCCGTCATCGGCTGCGCCGCCGCGGTCGGGTACACGACCCGGCTGCGCAAGGCGCTCTCGGACGAGGACGCCCCCGAGCCGGCCTCGGCCCCCGCTCCCGCGGACGTGGAGAAGGCGAAGGAGAAGGAGTCGGACGCCGCCGTCGGCGCCTAG